A stretch of Phragmites australis chromosome 12, lpPhrAust1.1, whole genome shotgun sequence DNA encodes these proteins:
- the LOC133887463 gene encoding uncharacterized protein LOC133887463, with translation MATSVPVEPSLALPKHRGRPRKNPVAAAVEAPNSPVSPLAVAAEAEGYERERDARIRENMERMQKLGILGLAQNLSQSVAASGEGGSGRWRRKPVEPGSVGAPRAKPVSPSPARRSLRLKSLEPVSYSEIRTQKEKDSEGAKSAFMEEGSKEEVYTEEHEKLLGTCHTAWTLFVDGYGKDGKRIYDQVRGQTCHQCRQKTLGHHTSCCKCQIVQGQFCGDCLYMRYGENVLEAKKNPNWICPVCRGICNCSICRTKKGWYPTGCAYRKVVSLGYKSVAHYLIATKRSSANSEDSSSADSSDKLPSTKSETSCISEHDDAPVAKKEIENAETSSEVKQKKKNSDGHNKDDSKSESVVTSDSQDAQANRDAGCATPSKPAPRKRKYVERSPGCVASMLRSRSKKP, from the exons ATGGCCACCTCCGTGCCGGTGGAGCCATCGCTGGCGCTGCCGAAGCATCGCGGCCGGCCGCGGAAGAATCctgtggcggcggcggttgaGGCGCCGAATAGTCCGGTGTCTCCGCTGGCGGTAGCGGCGGAGGCGGAAGGGTACGAGCGGGAGAGGGACGCGAGGATCCGGGAGAACATGGAGCGGATGCAGAAGCTGGGCATCCTCGGCCTCGCGCAGAACCTCAGCCAGTCCGTCGCCGCCTCGGGTGAGGGTGGCAgcgggcggtggcggcggaagCCCGTGGAGCCGGGGTCCGTCGGCGCGCCCAGGGCGAAGCCCGTCTCTCCGTCTCCCGCGCGCCGGTCCCTCAG GTTGAAGAGCCTGGAACCAGTTAGCTATTCTGAAATTCGCACACAAAAGGAGAAGGATTCTGAAGGTGCTAAATCTGCGTTCATGGAGGAAGGATCCAAGGAAGAAGTCTATACTGAAGAGCATGAGAAGCTTTTAGGCACATGCCACACTGCATGGACTCTCTTTGTGGATGGCTATGGCAAAGACGGTAAGCGCATCTATGATCAAGTGAGGGGCCAAACCTGTCATCAGTGCCG ACAGAAAACTCTTGGTCATCATACAAGCTGCTGTAAATGCCAGATTGTCCAAGGACAGTTCTGTGGAGATTGTTTGTACATGAG GTATGGTGAGAATGTGCTAGAAGCTAAGAAGAATCCAAACTGGATATGTCCAGTTTGCCGTGGCATTTGTAATTGCAGTATATGCAGAACTAAGAAAGGATGGTATCCAACTGGTTGTGCGTATAGGAAG GTGGTCAGCCTTGGGTACAAATCTGTGGCACACTATCTAATCGCAACAAAGCGATCATCAGCTAACTCAGAGGATTCAAGCTCAGCTGACTCCTCAGACAAACTGCCATCTACCAAATCAGAAACCTCATGCATTTCTGAACATGATGATGCTCCTGTTGCCAAGAAGGAAATAGAGAATGCAGAAACGAGCAGCGAAGTtaagcagaagaagaagaattctGATGGCCACAACAAGGACGATAGCAAAAGTGAGTCTGTGGTGACATCTGATTCTCAGGATGCTCAGGCCAATAGGGATGCTGGGTGTGCCACTCCATCTAAGCCAGCGCCAAGGAAGAGGAAGTATGTTGAACGAAGCCCTGGCTGTGTTGCAAGCATGCTGCGGTCCCGGTCCAAGAAGCCATGA